In a genomic window of Pedobacter sp. KBS0701:
- a CDS encoding RNA polymerase sigma-70 factor gives MGENNTAGFNNNKKKFDEKSFEDLYRRMYPTLKKYAIYLVKDIEDAQLILNDVFISIWKNETILSNEKAYLFRAIKNAATNYYKAPKANLLRIDNEEEAPEIIDRKETPSQAFQNKDRNRVLYALIDQMPERRRLIFYMYRIDGFSYKEIAALLDISVRTVEDHLVKGFQFLQQKVLQNSAEFR, from the coding sequence ATGGGCGAAAACAATACTGCCGGTTTTAATAATAATAAGAAGAAGTTTGACGAAAAATCTTTCGAAGATCTTTACCGCCGCATGTACCCCACGCTGAAAAAGTACGCCATTTACCTGGTAAAGGATATAGAAGATGCGCAGCTTATTTTAAATGATGTATTCATATCCATCTGGAAAAATGAAACTATCCTTTCTAACGAAAAAGCCTATCTATTCCGTGCCATAAAAAATGCTGCTACAAATTATTATAAAGCGCCAAAAGCAAACCTTCTGCGTATTGATAACGAAGAAGAAGCCCCGGAAATTATCGATCGGAAAGAAACGCCTTCACAGGCTTTCCAGAATAAAGACCGGAACCGTGTACTTTATGCACTGATTGATCAGATGCCGGAAAGGCGACGGCTTATTTTCTATATGTATCGGATTGATGGCTTTAGTTATAAAGAAATTGCAGCTTTACTCGATATATCGGTGAGGACCGTAGAAGACCACCTGGTAAAAGGCTTTCAGTTTCTTCAGCAAAAAGTATTGCAAAACAGCGCTGAATTCAGGTAA
- a CDS encoding FecR family protein, with translation MDQETWKLVLKYLAVKEDLPSSKAEIALLEKRLRDWVGKDGDREEQLEEVLLLWQDTAQLPDDGLWKESFASIKEQIHPAPVRKLKKLKWWPAATAAAIIGALIFFIAKDKRPLTINQNQVVWTTKTAAPGKIINVLLPDSSEIWLNSGSSISFPQNLKRAGIRTVKLNGEAFFKVKRDPAHPFVVKSQNIQTRVLGTSFNIRAWKNYRPEVTVLTGKVAVSRDSAGTQSAAVHLLPNQKVIYNTKLALLVREDVEDAKTSTDWRIGKMYFNKTPMEDVFQTISRKYALKVVSDSSFDNCELTAKFDNVSIREVLRTLELTFDIHYTINKQIIYIKGGKCN, from the coding sequence ATGGATCAGGAAACCTGGAAATTAGTACTCAAATATTTGGCTGTAAAGGAAGATTTGCCCAGCAGCAAAGCTGAAATTGCATTGCTGGAAAAAAGGCTCAGGGATTGGGTAGGTAAAGATGGTGATCGTGAGGAGCAGTTAGAAGAGGTGTTATTGTTATGGCAGGACACGGCGCAACTACCGGATGACGGATTGTGGAAGGAAAGTTTTGCCAGTATCAAAGAACAAATCCATCCGGCTCCGGTCAGAAAATTGAAAAAATTAAAATGGTGGCCAGCGGCAACTGCTGCAGCAATTATTGGAGCACTGATCTTTTTTATTGCTAAAGATAAAAGGCCATTGACTATTAACCAAAATCAGGTTGTGTGGACAACCAAAACTGCAGCGCCCGGTAAAATCATTAATGTGCTGCTTCCGGATAGTTCCGAGATCTGGTTAAACTCAGGAAGTAGCATCAGCTTTCCGCAAAACCTGAAACGTGCCGGCATCAGAACAGTTAAACTCAATGGCGAGGCTTTTTTTAAAGTAAAAAGAGATCCTGCTCATCCTTTTGTAGTAAAAAGCCAGAATATCCAAACCAGGGTACTTGGAACCAGTTTTAACATCCGGGCATGGAAAAATTACAGGCCAGAAGTAACCGTACTCACCGGAAAGGTAGCAGTTTCGAGAGATTCAGCAGGCACACAATCAGCAGCTGTCCACCTTCTTCCAAATCAAAAAGTAATTTACAATACGAAATTGGCACTCCTGGTACGCGAAGATGTGGAAGATGCCAAAACATCAACTGACTGGCGGATCGGAAAAATGTATTTCAACAAAACGCCGATGGAAGATGTATTCCAGACCATATCACGCAAATATGCCCTTAAGGTAGTTTCAGACAGCTCGTTTGATAACTGTGAACTGACAGCAAAATTTGATAATGTAAGCATAAGAGAGGTGTTGCGCACACTGGAGCTTACATTTGACATCCATTATACCATAAACAAACAGATTATTTATATAAAAGGAGGTAAATGTAACTAA